A window from Vicia villosa cultivar HV-30 ecotype Madison, WI unplaced genomic scaffold, Vvil1.0 ctg.002000F_1_1, whole genome shotgun sequence encodes these proteins:
- the LOC131637445 gene encoding RING-H2 finger protein ATL33-like: MQNPPTIISLPPPFPFPPPPQSAGQVVVLPAPPPPFRPFATAPSSSSQITVLPAPPQPPPPFFGESSSVDLSPIEFLLALVAIITIPALIYTFIFAYGCSSSSSNRRRSDELSDAQSVATELSRHDVESVPVEELAGVKHLEIRPEKISGECPVCLSVFADGEEVRELSVCKHSFHSACIDLWLSNHSNCPICRTIVTDAAAVKSSGNGRDGDVQPGPGDASSLV; encoded by the coding sequence ATGCAAAATCCACCTACTATTATCTCACTTCCGCCGCCGTTTCCTTTCCCTCCTCCGCCACAATCCGCCGGTCAAGTCGTTGTCCTTCCAGCACCACCTCCACCGTTTCGTCCATTCGCGACCGCTCCCAGCTCTTCCTCTCAAATCACCGTCCTCCCTGCTCCACCTCAACCACCGCCGCCGTTTTTTGGCGAATCTAGCTCCGTCGATTTATCGCCTATCGAGTTTCTCCTCGCTCTTGTAGCGATTATAACCATTCCTGCCTTGATCTACACTTTCATCTTCGCCTACGGATGCTCATCTTCATCCTCCAATCGCCGGAGATCCGATGAACTATCCGACGCTCAATCGGTTGCAACAGAACTCTCCCGCCATGACGTGGAGAGTGTACCTGTTGAAGAACTAGCCGGTGTGAAGCACCTGGAGATACGTCCGGAGAAAATCAGCGGCGAGTGTCCGGTGTGTTTGTCGGTGTTCGCAGACGGTGAGGAAGTTCGGGAACTGAGTGTATGCAAGCACTCGTTTCACAGTGCTTGCATCGATTTGTGGCTCAGCAACCACTCCAATTGTCCGATTTGCCGTACAATTGTCACCGACGCTGCGGCGGTTAAAAGCTCCGGTAACGGCAGAGACGGTGATGTTCAACCGGGTCCCGGTGATGCTTCTtctttggtttga